The Algoriphagus sp. TR-M9 genome has a window encoding:
- a CDS encoding MFS transporter: MKALISSRSALILIVIAQFLGTSLWFAGNAVAPEISSLLQNSDILASITSAVQLGFIVGTLLFAIFSIPDRFAPADVFFFSSILAACFNLLIPLLPLSLGTVLVCRFMVGFFLAGIYPVGMKIAADYFEKGLGTALGFLVGALVLGTGFPHLLKALDLNFSWKLVLWTTSGLAILGGAMLGFYVPSGPFQKRNSKFDIRLIPKLLRIPALKSAASGYFGHMWELYTVWAFVPVLIVYWREKTSLEASDSLLAFAVIAIGGISCALGGIFSRRYGSRAIASVSLMGSGLCCVLLVFFGQFPEWAWISLVLIWGMLLTADSPQFSSLVAQSVPAEFRGTALTLVNSIGFAISIVSIQLGQLLLNWFPVDQMLASLVIGPLLGVFFFQRFYRAFQ, encoded by the coding sequence GTGAAAGCTTTAATATCTTCGCGAAGTGCCCTGATTTTGATTGTCATCGCTCAATTTCTCGGCACTTCGCTTTGGTTTGCAGGGAATGCAGTGGCACCGGAGATCAGTAGCCTTCTCCAAAATTCGGACATTTTAGCCTCCATTACCTCGGCAGTCCAGCTGGGATTTATTGTAGGTACCTTGCTTTTTGCCATATTTTCTATCCCTGACCGCTTTGCACCTGCCGATGTGTTTTTCTTTAGCAGTATTTTAGCCGCTTGCTTTAATCTGCTCATCCCTTTATTGCCCCTCAGCTTAGGTACTGTTTTGGTTTGTCGGTTTATGGTGGGCTTCTTTCTGGCGGGAATTTACCCTGTAGGGATGAAAATAGCAGCTGATTATTTCGAAAAGGGGCTTGGGACAGCTCTAGGTTTTTTGGTAGGAGCCTTAGTACTGGGTACAGGATTTCCGCATTTGCTCAAAGCCCTGGACCTGAATTTTTCCTGGAAATTGGTTTTATGGACCACCTCAGGTTTAGCTATTTTGGGAGGAGCGATGCTTGGGTTTTATGTACCTAGTGGACCGTTTCAAAAGCGAAATTCCAAGTTTGATATTCGGCTCATTCCGAAATTGCTCCGAATTCCGGCATTGAAGAGTGCTGCTTCAGGATATTTTGGGCATATGTGGGAACTGTATACCGTTTGGGCGTTTGTGCCTGTGCTGATAGTTTACTGGAGAGAAAAAACCTCCTTGGAAGCTTCGGATAGTTTATTGGCTTTTGCAGTGATCGCCATAGGCGGGATTTCCTGTGCGCTAGGTGGGATTTTCTCGCGTAGATATGGGAGTAGGGCTATTGCCAGCGTTTCCTTGATGGGTTCGGGATTGTGTTGTGTTTTGTTGGTGTTTTTTGGACAGTTTCCGGAGTGGGCATGGATTAGTTTAGTGTTGATCTGGGGGATGCTGCTTACTGCAGACTCTCCACAGTTTTCCAGTTTGGTAGCCCAAAGTGTCCCTGCCGAATTCCGGGGTACTGCATTGACTTTGGTGAACTCCATAGGTTTTGCGATTTCTATTGTGAGCATTCAGCTAGGGCAGTTGCTGTTAAATTGGTTTCCCGTGGACCAAATGCTAGCGAGCTTGGTGATAGGTCCCCTATTGGGTGTTTTCTTTTTCCAGAGGTTTTATCGAGCTTTTCAGTAG
- the mgrA gene encoding L-glyceraldehyde 3-phosphate reductase, translating into MDINDHSPLLPYQPAGDRYHQMKYRRCGNSGLLLPEISLGLWHNFGHNADFTLGRSILRRAFDLGICHFDLANNYGPPYGSAEENFGRILKKDFGALRDELIISSKAGWDMWPGPYGNHGSKKYLVASCDQSLKRMGLDYVDVFYHHRPDPDTPLEETMAALDLLVRQGKALYVGISQYSAEDTAKAYRILKEMGTPLLIHQPRYSMIDRWVENGLLDVLGEKGVGSIAFSPLEQGLLTDKYLKGIPADSRAAKDGRYLKAEQISEEKIQMISKLNDIAQGRGQSLAQMAIAWLLKDQRITSVLVGVSKPEQLDDNVEAVKNSEFSKDEIAVIRTILGA; encoded by the coding sequence ATGGACATTAACGATCATTCTCCACTATTACCCTACCAGCCTGCTGGTGATAGATATCATCAGATGAAGTACAGGCGCTGTGGAAATAGTGGGTTGCTATTGCCGGAAATCAGTTTGGGGCTTTGGCATAATTTCGGCCATAATGCGGATTTCACACTGGGTCGATCTATTCTGCGCCGGGCTTTTGATCTCGGGATATGTCACTTCGATTTAGCCAATAATTATGGGCCTCCATATGGCTCTGCTGAGGAAAACTTTGGCAGAATTTTGAAGAAAGACTTTGGTGCGCTAAGAGATGAATTGATAATTTCTTCCAAAGCTGGCTGGGATATGTGGCCTGGTCCTTACGGAAATCATGGTTCCAAAAAGTATCTGGTAGCCAGCTGTGATCAAAGTCTGAAAAGAATGGGACTGGACTATGTGGATGTTTTCTACCATCATAGACCGGATCCGGATACCCCACTGGAAGAAACCATGGCGGCATTAGACCTTTTGGTGAGGCAAGGAAAAGCGCTTTATGTGGGGATTTCCCAGTATAGCGCTGAAGACACCGCCAAAGCTTACCGGATTTTGAAAGAAATGGGGACCCCACTGCTGATTCATCAGCCTAGGTATTCTATGATCGACAGATGGGTAGAAAATGGCCTCCTGGACGTGCTTGGAGAGAAAGGAGTAGGGAGTATTGCTTTTTCACCTTTGGAGCAGGGCTTACTGACTGATAAGTATCTAAAGGGTATTCCGGCTGATTCCCGTGCGGCAAAGGACGGTAGATACCTGAAGGCCGAACAAATTTCAGAAGAAAAGATCCAGATGATCTCCAAATTAAATGATATTGCTCAGGGTAGGGGGCAGAGTCTTGCTCAAATGGCCATTGCCTGGTTATTGAAAGATCAGCGGATCACCTCTGTTTTGGTGGGAGTTTCCAAGCCTGAGCAGTTGGACGATAATGTGGAAGCAGTTAAGAATTCAGAATTTTCGAAGGATGAAATTGCCGTCATTCGAACCATTCTAGGAGCGTGA
- a CDS encoding YfcC family protein, which yields MKLSFPHPIVILLTFILLAGASSYFIQSGVYDRVLDLETGREVIVPGSFHTIEDQNASLYDIALAVPEGIILGADIVVLILLLGGAFYVIEKTGALQEGVESLIYRFRTKKYLLLYFIGFVFAFCGATIAMQEELIAMAPMFLLLAKKIGYDIRSIIALALGSALIGASFSPVNPFGSLLAQTNAELDFQEGLVFRLIFLIAAIFLWCTYHIRYGKLKSESSEVPKLTPKKISVRHSLILIFTFGGIGAMAWGIVYKDWGYNEMSALFFVVGVSCGLIGKLGLNGTARAYSAGFSEMIYAGVIVGLARSVYLVLQDTAIIDPLIHAMFVPLESLPVQLAAIGLYISQALIHIPVPSTSGQAVLTTPLAVPLMDLLGVSRQIAVLTYQYAAGMMDLISPTNGGMMAIIAAAGIKFNHWISYLWKSWLILMGLGLISVLIALFWFT from the coding sequence ATGAAGCTTTCCTTTCCGCATCCCATTGTCATTCTTTTGACTTTTATCCTTTTAGCTGGAGCTTCTAGCTATTTCATACAGTCAGGCGTTTATGACCGGGTTTTGGATTTGGAAACCGGCAGAGAAGTTATTGTTCCGGGCAGTTTTCATACTATTGAAGATCAAAATGCTTCACTTTATGATATTGCTTTGGCTGTCCCGGAGGGGATCATTTTAGGTGCGGATATAGTCGTACTGATTTTATTGTTGGGCGGAGCATTTTACGTCATTGAGAAGACCGGGGCTTTGCAGGAAGGGGTGGAATCCTTGATTTATAGATTTAGGACAAAGAAGTACTTGTTACTCTATTTCATTGGGTTTGTTTTTGCTTTTTGTGGAGCCACTATAGCGATGCAGGAGGAGCTGATTGCAATGGCTCCCATGTTTTTGCTTTTGGCCAAAAAGATAGGATATGATATCCGCTCCATCATTGCTTTGGCACTTGGATCCGCCCTAATCGGCGCTAGTTTTTCACCTGTCAATCCTTTTGGTTCTTTATTGGCACAAACCAATGCAGAGCTAGATTTTCAAGAAGGGCTAGTATTCAGGCTGATTTTTTTGATTGCAGCTATATTTCTCTGGTGCACTTACCATATACGCTACGGTAAACTGAAAAGTGAATCCTCGGAAGTTCCAAAGCTAACTCCCAAGAAAATCTCCGTTCGACATAGTTTAATTCTGATTTTTACCTTTGGTGGAATAGGCGCGATGGCCTGGGGGATAGTTTATAAAGATTGGGGATACAATGAAATGAGCGCGTTATTTTTTGTGGTGGGCGTGAGCTGCGGGCTGATTGGAAAGCTAGGGTTAAACGGTACCGCTAGGGCATACTCAGCGGGTTTTAGTGAAATGATCTATGCCGGAGTGATTGTGGGTTTGGCGCGAAGCGTTTATTTGGTGTTGCAGGATACCGCTATCATTGACCCGCTCATTCATGCCATGTTTGTTCCGCTAGAAAGTTTGCCTGTGCAGCTTGCCGCTATTGGTCTTTATATCAGCCAGGCTTTAATTCATATTCCTGTTCCTAGCACTTCTGGACAGGCCGTATTGACCACACCTTTGGCAGTGCCCTTAATGGACTTGCTGGGCGTATCCAGGCAAATCGCAGTGCTTACTTATCAGTATGCAGCCGGGATGATGGACTTGATCTCACCTACCAACGGAGGAATGATGGCGATCATTGCGGCAGCTGGTATTAAGTTTAACCATTGGATCAGCTACTTATGGAAAAGTTGGTTAATCCTGATGGGCTTAGGTTTGATTTCAGTATTAATCGCTCTATTTTGGTTCACCTAA
- a CDS encoding serine hydrolase domain-containing protein: MAKTLKIIALGLVLWLAAFLIWEWWQSYPKVRAKPVLKSADLKSGIDSILSKSIPEFLLPGVSLAIVKDGKVIYLNALGYENLESKDSLKVHSKIPVASVSKLFTALGLAHVMAEDSIPVSSPVNTLLSPGLSALPPIQNHNFRHFLSHRSGLRDQNYREMIFRSGKTIRLEEWARDFLAHSATYYSDSSRYHYADSNFDLIGYFLARHKGEDFDLVMHENLFSPAGMLNSEFVKEWPMPENALQGYEKTFLWKRSLPTSMRFGSLPSPSSGLVTTTADMSLAMIHLLRGEMGIFQEELAWLTESKSGPILGFQELELNGSLWMGHFGGQAGFSSFLFFSKQKNMGIFLFANTRDQADFRLALAGQIESYISQKFFE; the protein is encoded by the coding sequence ATGGCAAAAACACTTAAAATCATAGCACTTGGCTTGGTATTGTGGCTGGCTGCTTTTTTGATTTGGGAATGGTGGCAGAGTTATCCCAAAGTCAGAGCTAAACCCGTACTAAAGTCAGCCGATCTCAAGTCAGGAATAGATTCTATCCTGAGCAAATCCATACCTGAATTTTTGCTTCCCGGGGTTTCTCTGGCGATTGTCAAAGATGGAAAAGTTATCTATTTGAATGCTTTGGGCTATGAGAATCTGGAAAGCAAGGATTCCTTAAAAGTTCACAGCAAAATCCCTGTGGCCTCTGTGTCAAAGTTGTTTACTGCTTTGGGTTTGGCACATGTGATGGCTGAGGACAGCATACCTGTCTCCAGCCCAGTAAACACCTTACTGTCTCCAGGCTTAAGTGCTCTGCCACCTATTCAGAATCATAATTTCAGGCATTTTCTGAGTCACAGATCTGGACTTCGTGATCAAAATTACAGAGAGATGATTTTCAGGTCTGGCAAGACCATCAGGCTGGAGGAATGGGCACGGGACTTTTTGGCTCATAGCGCTACCTATTATTCAGATTCCAGTCGATATCACTATGCAGATAGCAATTTTGATTTGATAGGCTACTTTTTGGCAAGGCATAAAGGCGAAGATTTTGATTTGGTTATGCATGAGAATCTATTTTCTCCAGCAGGAATGCTTAATTCTGAGTTTGTCAAGGAATGGCCAATGCCTGAAAATGCCCTCCAAGGCTATGAAAAAACCTTCCTATGGAAAAGAAGCCTTCCCACTAGCATGCGGTTCGGGTCCCTGCCTTCTCCATCTTCAGGCCTGGTGACTACTACTGCTGATATGAGCCTGGCCATGATCCATTTGCTACGTGGGGAGATGGGGATTTTTCAAGAGGAGCTGGCATGGCTGACCGAATCAAAGTCTGGGCCTATTCTGGGTTTTCAAGAGCTTGAGCTGAACGGAAGCTTATGGATGGGGCATTTTGGTGGTCAGGCAGGATTTTCCAGTTTTTTGTTCTTTTCCAAGCAGAAAAATATGGGTATATTCCTATTCGCTAATACCCGGGATCAGGCAGATTTTCGCTTGGCACTAGCTGGTCAAATTGAATCTTATATTTCTCAGAAATTTTTTGAATGA
- a CDS encoding DUF5996 family protein has protein sequence MATKKNSWPVLNFEESKDTIYLLHQWTQIVGKVRLKKSPWQNHSWHVSLYVDSQGLTTGLIPYENGVFDIKFDFIHHELKIKTSNGTRDRFALGGQTVASFYEQLMEKLKFLGIAVEIVTTPNEIPNPIPFPKNKKRLVYQANAAQSLWKALVQIQTVFRVFEAKFTGKSSPIHFFWGSFDLAYTRFSGRKAPVFTAEVPNIPLAVMQEAYSHEVFSVGFWPGSEQSPEAVFYAYCYPNHPEFQAQPVLPEKAFWQQDMGEFMLPYEVVQKSSKPQEILLQFLDSTYSAASKVGDWDRENLDCDFTQFEQ, from the coding sequence ATGGCAACTAAAAAGAATTCTTGGCCGGTACTAAATTTTGAAGAAAGCAAAGACACGATATATCTGCTGCACCAGTGGACCCAAATAGTAGGGAAGGTGAGGTTGAAAAAGTCCCCTTGGCAAAATCATTCTTGGCACGTGAGCCTGTATGTGGATTCGCAGGGACTTACCACAGGGTTGATTCCCTATGAAAATGGGGTCTTTGATATCAAATTTGACTTTATCCATCATGAGCTGAAAATCAAAACCAGCAATGGTACCCGCGATCGGTTTGCACTGGGTGGGCAAACTGTTGCCAGCTTTTATGAGCAGTTGATGGAGAAACTGAAGTTTCTGGGCATTGCTGTGGAGATTGTCACTACGCCCAATGAAATTCCAAATCCCATTCCCTTTCCCAAAAACAAAAAACGCTTAGTTTATCAGGCAAATGCAGCACAAAGTCTCTGGAAAGCCTTGGTGCAGATTCAAACTGTTTTTAGGGTTTTTGAAGCGAAATTCACTGGCAAATCCAGCCCAATCCATTTTTTCTGGGGATCATTTGATTTGGCTTATACCCGGTTTTCCGGGCGAAAGGCGCCCGTATTTACGGCGGAGGTTCCGAATATTCCCTTGGCAGTCATGCAGGAAGCATATTCACATGAGGTTTTCAGTGTAGGGTTTTGGCCAGGCAGTGAGCAGTCTCCGGAAGCTGTGTTTTATGCCTATTGCTACCCGAATCATCCGGAATTTCAAGCGCAGCCGGTGCTGCCAGAAAAAGCCTTTTGGCAACAGGACATGGGCGAATTCATGCTGCCCTATGAGGTAGTGCAGAAGTCCAGCAAACCTCAAGAGATCTTACTGCAATTTTTGGATTCTACCTATTCTGCTGCTTCCAAAGTAGGGGATTGGGATAGAGAAAATCTGGATTGTGACTTCACGCAGTTCGAACAGTAG
- a CDS encoding SIR2 family NAD-dependent protein deacylase, whose amino-acid sequence MRRKKHLVVLSGAGISAESGIKTFRDSGGLWEGHDVMEVASPEGWKRNPQLVQNFYNLRRKQARECLPNAAHRILADLEEHFEVNIITQNVDDLHERAGSSQVTHLHGELNKAQSSLDPSLVYTLDHWEIKEGDQCAKGSQLRPHIVWFGEQVPKMEIAMQLTQKADFFVVIGTSLQVYPAAGLLDFVPKRTKIYLVDPAKPHMNFGSQMEFIQKTATEGMKDLEKMLKSLI is encoded by the coding sequence ATGCGTAGAAAGAAACATTTGGTGGTGTTGAGTGGAGCAGGAATCTCAGCCGAAAGCGGGATCAAAACTTTCCGTGATTCCGGAGGTTTGTGGGAAGGCCATGATGTGATGGAAGTAGCTTCTCCTGAAGGCTGGAAGCGAAATCCCCAGCTGGTTCAGAATTTTTATAACCTTCGCAGAAAGCAAGCCAGGGAATGCCTACCCAATGCCGCTCATCGTATTCTGGCAGATTTGGAAGAGCATTTTGAGGTGAATATCATCACCCAAAATGTGGACGACCTGCATGAGCGAGCCGGTTCTAGTCAGGTTACCCACCTTCATGGAGAACTGAACAAGGCCCAGAGTTCTTTAGACCCAAGTTTGGTTTATACACTGGATCACTGGGAGATCAAAGAAGGGGACCAATGCGCTAAGGGAAGTCAGCTTAGGCCACATATAGTCTGGTTTGGGGAGCAGGTGCCCAAGATGGAAATTGCCATGCAATTGACTCAGAAAGCAGATTTTTTTGTGGTGATCGGGACCTCCTTGCAGGTCTATCCCGCTGCAGGACTTTTGGACTTTGTGCCAAAGAGGACCAAGATTTATTTGGTCGATCCAGCTAAACCCCATATGAATTTTGGCAGCCAGATGGAATTTATTCAAAAAACTGCCACAGAGGGGATGAAAGACTTGGAAAAAATGCTAAAGTCTTTGATTTAA
- the trmB gene encoding tRNA (guanosine(46)-N7)-methyltransferase TrmB, with translation MSRKKLVRFKQNEENPNVVQDGKPIFETIKGNWNTQQFQNEHPIVVELACGRGEFTVGLARQFSDQNFIGVDIKGSRIWKGSSTATAEGIHNVAFLRTQIELLDRFFAEDEIAELWITFPDPFPRDGDEKRRLTSPRFLEMYKPLLKSEGILHFKTDNTDLFNYSLELFQSRTDIEVLGFTHDFYQSEWKDDHFGIQTRYEKMFSEKGEKIKYLKCRFI, from the coding sequence ATGAGTAGAAAGAAATTAGTTCGCTTCAAACAAAATGAAGAGAATCCCAATGTGGTACAGGATGGCAAGCCCATATTTGAAACCATAAAAGGAAACTGGAATACACAGCAGTTTCAAAATGAACATCCTATCGTAGTTGAGTTAGCCTGTGGTAGAGGAGAGTTTACCGTGGGACTGGCCCGTCAATTTTCCGATCAGAATTTCATAGGCGTAGATATTAAGGGCAGTAGGATCTGGAAGGGAAGTTCTACCGCTACGGCAGAAGGAATCCATAATGTGGCCTTTCTCCGAACGCAAATTGAGCTCTTGGATAGGTTTTTTGCTGAGGACGAGATAGCAGAGTTGTGGATTACATTCCCTGACCCTTTTCCTAGAGATGGAGATGAAAAGCGCAGGTTGACTTCTCCGCGCTTTTTGGAGATGTACAAGCCCCTCCTGAAAAGTGAAGGAATATTGCATTTCAAGACTGATAATACAGATTTATTTAATTACTCACTGGAGTTGTTTCAGAGCAGAACGGACATAGAAGTGCTGGGTTTTACCCATGATTTCTATCAGAGCGAATGGAAGGATGATCACTTTGGGATACAGACTAGGTATGAAAAGATGTTTTCGGAAAAAGGAGAAAAGATTAAGTACCTGAAGTGCAGGTTTATTTAA